From the Achromobacter xylosoxidans A8 genome, the window TGCTGCGGCTGCACGTCGGGCGCCACCACCGTGCCGGCCTGGCCGCGCGCCTGGATGTAGCCTTCCGATGCCAACAGCGAATACGCCACTTCCACCGTGCCGCGCGCCACGCCCAGCTCCTTGGCCAGCGCCCGCGCCGACGGAATGCGGTCGCCTGGCTTGAGCGTGCCTTGGGCGATGGCGCCGCGAAAGCGCTCATAGACCTGGCGGTACAGGGGCTCGGCGTCGCCTGATGATGCTGGCAGCGCCTGGGGTTGAGGGTTGATCATGGCATAGTTAAAAATGGATTTTATGGCCCTTCTAATTATGGCATGCGGCACCTAACATGGCTGCTCATGAACTCTCACACCGCTAGTGCATCCATGACAGAAGTCGCCATGCAACACCTCGAAAGCCCGCAGGATCTGCGGGCATGCCTGCCGCTCATGCGCGAGCTCAGGCCTCACCTGAAGGAAGACGCCGATTTCGTCGAGCGCGTCAGCCGCATGCGCGCGGATGGCTATCGTCTGCTGGCAGCCATGGCCGACGGCCAGCCCGTTGCGCTGGCCGGCTACCGCCTGCAGGAAAACCTGATCTACGGCCGCTTTCTGTACGTCGACGACCTGGTCGTGGCGCAAGGCCGCCGCGGCGAGCGCTGGGGCGCCCGGTTGCTGCAAGCGCTGGACGCTGTCGCGCGCGACAGCGGCTGCGCCCGCCTGGTGCTGGACACCGGCCTGGGCAACGCCCTGGCCCAGCGCTTCTATTTCCGCGCCGGTCTGCTGACCAGCGCCATCCGATTCAGCAAATCCCTGGAAACTCCCGCCTCATGAACATCCTGCGCATCATCTGCAGCCCGCGCGGCCGCGCCTCCGAAAGCTATCGCCTGTCGCAAACCATCGTCGACCAGCTCACCGCCGCCGCGCCGGACGCGGCCGTGGTCGACGTGGACGCAACCGCCCTGCCCCTGGTCGACACCGACTACGCCCTCACGCTGAGCGCGCGCCAGGATCCCGACGACGGCCGGCAGCACCGCGGCGCGCTGGGCCGCTCATCCGCATTGATCCAGTCCTTGCAGGATGCCACCCATGTCGTCATCGCGACGCCCATGCACAACTTCACCGTGTCGGCCTCGCTGAAGACCTGGATCGATCACGTGGTGCGGGTGCGCAGCACGTTCCAGATCTCGGAACGTGGCAAGGAAGGCAGCCTGCCGGACCGTCCGGTCTACGTGGCGATTTCGTCCGGCGGCGAGTTCGGCTGCGGCGAGCACAGCCAGCCGGACTTCCTCACGCCGTATCTCAGGCACGTGCTAGGCACGATAGGCCTGAAGAGCGTGACGTTCTTCTCGGTGCAAGGCACGGCGCGCGGCACGGATGCGCTGCACGAGGCGCGCGCGCAGGCGCAGTCCGAGATCGCCGCGCATCCGTTCGCAACTGGTCCGCATGCGGAACTTGCCGCGGCTTGAGTCCGACACTGCCTGGTGCCGTCGCATCATGGCGCGCGCACCAAGCCGGCTCATGCTTAGGGATAACGCCGGCGCCGGCCCGGCGTCCGCAAGAAGAACTAGGCAATCGGGCTGCGTTGACACCCCCAAACAGCCGGCACTACGCTCTTTGCAAAACCCTCTAGCCTGAGCAGACTACGCCGTATTTCCTCATTCGGGCATGGGTGCAGGAGGCGTGCAATGACCTTGACCAGATCCGGCATCTTGCTGGCCGCGGCCCTCGCGCTGTCTGCCCTGGCCGCGCCGCGCGTCGAGGCGGCCTGCGCCGACAAGAAGATACTGGCCATGGCCAACGACGGCCGCACGGTGAACGCGATCGCCAAGGCTTGCAACATGCCGTCCGCCAAGATCCGGGGCGTGATCGAGCGCGCCGACGCGGACGACGACGCGCCGGCGCCGCCCACAGCCAAGGCGGAACGCACCGCCGAGGCCGATCCAATCAAGAAGCTGCCGTCCGGCGCTGGGCTGGCGCAGTGCGATTGCCAAGGCATGGTGCCCTATGGCGAACGGGCGCCGGATCTGCGCTGTCAGAGCGGCATGTCGATGGCGACGCCCTGCGCCGGTTATTGCTCGCCCCATGGGGTCGCGCCGTGGCGGCGCATATGCAGCTGAGCCCTATTGCCTGGCGCTCGGCATGAACCAGCGGTAATAGGCGTTGTCGCCGTCGTCGCGCGCCAGCTTGTTCATTTCCCTGCCCCAGGTTTCACGATCGCCCACATAGGCCGCCAGCGAGGCTCGATAGAACGTGTCCAGCCGCGCCCGCTCCAGCAGCATGTCGGCGCGCAGCGCCTCGGAGGCGCCGACCAGCGGCGGCTCGCTGCGCAACGCCAGCAGCGCGGGCAGGACTCGCGCCACCTCGCGCGGACGGACCCAGGTCGCGTACTCGATGCCGGGGCGGTCGTCGGTCACGGCCTGCGTGCGGCCGGCAAAGCGCGCCAATCCGTCGCGGTCGGTCACCCAGGTGGACAGCAAGGCGGCGGCCGACGGCACGCCCACCGCCTTCAAGGCGGCGGCGACGTCCGGCTGCTTATAGCGCGCCTCGATGCGGGCGGCGTCCAGCGCCAGCGGCTGCATCGATCCCAGCAGCAGCATTTCATGCAGCTCGCTGGTCCACAGTTGGGCGTGCGGAAAGACCTCGATGAAACTGGCGACCAGCGCACGGGTGTCGTCCTCGTTCTGCGTGGGCAGCGGCAACCATTGCGCCACGATGCCCTGGGGCGCCAGCCGGTTCGCGGCAAGCTGGTAGAAATCGCGCGAATACAGATTGACCACGCCCGCGGCGGACGGCGGCGGCGGCTCCAGCGTGATCAGGTCCCAGCGTTCGGCGCTGGCCTGCAGTTCGCGGCGCCCGTCACGCAGGCGCTTGTCCAGGCCGGGGTCCGAGGCGGCCTGGAACGTGCCCTGGAAATGCGGCGCGGCGCGCAGCACGGCCGGCAGCAGCTCGGCCACCGCGCGCTTTTCCAGTCCGCGATACTGCGACAGCGCTCCCGCAGTGATGCCGGTGCCGTAGCCCACCACCAGCGCGGATTTGGGCTCGGCGTTGTGGACGATGAGCGGCAGCAGCGCCTGCAACCGCATGTAGCGCAGCGATGGCATGGCATCGCCGGAATTCGACACGCCCTGGATGTAGAGCCGGTGGAAACGGTTGCCGTTGCCGGCGCGTTCGACCACGGCCACCGTGCCGCCGTGGCTTTCTTCATAGAACACCAGGCCCGCGCCGCTGGCGCCGGGCAGCAGCCGCGCGAACTGATCCACCGGCAACATGGCAACCACGGCCAGCGTGGCGAGGCCCGCGATGCCGGTCGCCCAGCCGGTGGCGGCGCGGCCGTCGGAGCGTCCGCGCCAGGCCGCCACGGCCCCGACCGCGGCGGCGATGGCCGCCAGTACGCCCAAAGTCCGCACCAGCCCCAAGGCAGGCAGCAGCAGGAATCCCGTCAGCAAGGTGCCGGCGATACCGCCCAGGGTGTTGCAGGCCAGCACGGCGCCGGCCTCCCTCCCCACGCGCTGATCGCCCACCGCGATGCGCAGCACCGCGGGAAAGGCCGCGCCCAGCAGCAGCGTGGGCGCCAGCACCAGGCTGCCCGCCGCCACCGCGAAGCGTGCGCACATCCCGGCGAAGCCGCTGCCGGTCCATTGATAGACCGCCGCTTCCGCCTGGGTTTGGGCCACGATCAGCCATTTGCCCAGCAAGGCCACCTCCAGTACCGCGATCAGGCCCGCGCCGGCGATCAGAAAGCCAAACACCGGCCAGGGATTGCGCACGCGGTGGGCCCAGCGCGCATACAGCGCCGCGCCCAGGGCCAGGCCGGCCAGATAGGTGGCCAGCACGATGGCGAAGGCGAAAGCGCGCGTGCTCATGAAAGGCACGATCATCTGCGACCAGATCACTTCGTAGCCCAGCGCGACGGCGCCGGCCACCGCGTACAGCGCCACGGCCAGGCGCGCTTCGCCGGACAAGGGCGCGGCGGCGGCTTGCGCGCTGGCGGCGGGTGTCGCGCTGTCGCCTGCCTTGCGGTCCAGCGCCCAGGCGCCGGCCGCCGCCAGCAGGTTCAACGAGGCTGCGGCCAGGGCCGCGCCCTGCACGCCGAAGCGTGGAATCAACCAGAAAGCGGGCAGCAAGGCGCCCAGGATGGCGCCGCAGGTATTGGCGGCGTACATAGTCCCGCCACGGCGGCTGACGTCCGCGCCCTGCCGGCTGACGGCGCGCAGCAGCACCGGCAAGGTGCCGCCCATCAGGAATGCGGGCATGGCCAGTAGCAGTCCTATCGCCAGCCAGGCCGCCACGCTGCTATGGCTCTCGATCGCGACGAAGGCGGCGGCGCTGCGCGCCAGCAGCCATGTCACCGCGACGCAGGACAGCGCCACGGCCGCTTCCAGCATGGCGTAGAAGCGCACCGGCCGCCGCAAGCGGTCCGCCCGGCGGCCCAACAGCCAGCCGCCCAGCGCGAGCCCCAGGAAAAATGCGCTGACCGCGCCGGCGATGGCGCTGACCTCCACGCCCACCGCCAGCGACAGCTGCTTGATCCAGAGCACCTGGAACACCAGGGCCGCCGTTCCGGACAGGAACAGCAGCGCGGCCGGCCGGGTCGCCGTCAATGGCCGCCCCTCGGCGGCTTTGTTCTCCACGCCAGGTCCTTGCATCGCCTCGCTTGCCCCCACGCCCATCGTGCTGCTCCTGCTGCGTTGCCGGGCGGCGCGACAGGCGCCGCCCGGTCCTGCGCCGGCTCGCGCCGGAACCGGCTACTTCGACTTCTGCTTCTCGACCTCTTCGAAGTGTTTCTCCATGGCCTTGTTCACCCGTTCCTGCACCTGGTCCACACTGAAGCTGGCAGGCCGCTGGCTGGGCGGATAGGTGATGAAGGTTTCCAGGAACGCCGACGCCTTCATGGTCGCGATCGCGGTCAGATAGGAGTTCTTGGCCAGCCAGTCGTTGTACTGGTCCGAAGTGATATCGGCGCGTTCATACGGATCCATGCGCAGGTTGAAGATCTTCGGCACGCGCAGGCAGACAAAGGGATCCTGCCAGACGTTGAAGTTCCCAGGCGCGCGCTGTTCGCAGAACACCGCCTTCCAGTCGCCCCAGCGCATGCCTACCAGCAGCCCATCGTCGTTGAAGTAGAAGAACTCGTCGCGCGCGCTCTTGTCCTGCTTGCCGGTCAGGTAACCCAGCTGGTTGTAGCCGTCCAGGTGCACCTTGAACTTGTTGCCTCCGGACTGCGGCGCCCAGCCCTCCAGCAGCCGCTCTTTGACGTTGGCGTCGCCGGTGGCGGCCAGCAGGGTCGGGAACCAGTCCATGCCCGAGACCATGCCGCGCTTGATTTCCCCTGCGGGAATCTTGCCTGGCCAGCGCACCATGGCCGGCACGCGGAACGCGCCCTCCCAGTTGGAGTCCTTTTCGCTGCGGAACGGCGTGGTGGCGGCGTCCGGCCAGGTGAAGGCGTTCGGTCCATTGTCGGTGGTGTAGACGACGATGGTGTTGTCGGCGATGCCCATGTCATCCAGCTTCTTCAACAGCTTGCCGACGTCCTGGTCGTGCTCCCACATGCCGTCGGCATAATCATTGCCGGGCATCCCGCTCTTGCCCTTGTGCTCGGGCCGGATGTGCGTGTAGATGTGCATGCGCGTGGTGTTCATCCACACGAAGAACGGCTTGTCCGCTTTGCCGTGCTTGTCGATGTAATCGATCGCCGCGCCCACGGTTTCGTCGTCGATGGTCTCCATGCGCTTGGTGGTCAAGGCGCCGGTGTCCTGCACCTTGCCGTCGGCCGTGGCCTTGATCACGCCGCGCGGCGAGAAGTTCTTGACGTAAGGATCGTTGGGATCCTTGGGCCAGTACGGGCGCTCCGGTTCTTCCTCGGCGTTCAGGTGGTACAGGTTGCCGAAGAACTCGTCGAAGCCGTGGCGGGTAGGCAGATATTCGTCCCTGTCGCCCAGATGGTTCTTGCCGAATTGCGCGGTGTTGTAACCCTGCGCCTTCAGGGCCTCGGCGATGGTGATGTCGCCCTTCTGCAGCCCGACCGTCGCGCCGGGCGCGCCCACCTTGGACAGACCGGTGCGCAGCGGCGACTGGCCGGTGATGAACGACGAGCGGCCCGCCGTGCAGCTGTTCTCGGCGTAGTAGTCCGTGAACATCGCGCCTTCCTTGGCGATGCGGTCGATGTTGGGCGTTTGATAGCCCACCACGCCGTGCGCATAGGCGCTGATATTGGCCTGCCCGATATCGTCGCCGAAGATCACGAGGATGTTCGGCTTCTTGCCTGATGCCGCCGCCTGGCCCTCATTGGCCGGCGGCGCCTGGGTTTGCGCCTGCGCGCTTGCCAGTGCCATGAAGCCTGTTGCGGCGAAGAGCGCCGCGCTCAACAGTTTTCTTGCGTTCATCGCTTTCTCCTGACCCTTGCGGGCGGTTCCCAGTCACGTAAACGAATCACTGTGTTTCAAATGCGTATACCCTTCTCCACTCCTTTGCCATGTTCACGATTACCCAACCCTGTTGTTCCGCTTCATCCAACGCCTTGTCGAGACGGCCTATCCGGGACTCGCGGTCATAGGCCCATTCGCGCTTCGCGTCGGTGTGGTGCACCAGGCCGGCGAAGCGCTTGCCGCTGCCGGCCGCCGTCCATTGCAGCATCTGCAGATCGCCGTCCGAATTGCCGAAGGCAAAGATGGGCTGGCGGCCGATGAACTTGTTGATGGCCACGGGCTTGCCCGGGCCGTCGTCGTTGAAGTCGAGCTTGGGCGTGCGCATCAGCACGGGCTTGCCGTCCCGCATCTGGAACTCGGTGACGAAGGTGGTGCCTATCACCTGTTCGGGGGGTATGCCGTAGACGTCCTGCGCCCAGGCCCGCATGAATTCCACTTCGCCGCCGGACACGATGTAGGTCTTGAAGCCGTTGCCGCGCAGGTAGTCCAGCAGCTCCAGCATCGGCGCGTAGATCATGCTGGTGTATGGCTGCTTGAAGCGCGGATGGCGGGCGGTCTTGATCCATTGCCTGACCTCGGCGCTGAAGGCCTGCGTCGTCATATTGGTGTGCGTGGCGCCGACGATCTTCAGCAGTCCCTCCGTGCCCGCCGCGGCCAGCGCCTGGCGGTCGCCTTCGATCGCGGCCTTGTAGGGCTGCTCCGTCGTCCATTCAGGATGCTGGGGCGCCATGACCTTGAGCTGGTCCAGCGCGAAGATCAGCTGAAAGTACATGGGCTGCTCGCTCCATAGCGTGCCGTCGTTGTCGAACACGGCAATGCGGTCGGCTGGCGCCACGTAGTCCGGGGTGCCCTCGGCCGTGACGGCTTGCACAAAGCTGAGTATGGCCTGGCGCGAGGGGCCCTCGTTCCAGGAAGGCAACGGCGTCTGCGCGCGCGCCACGCTGGCCAGCAGCAACAGGATCAGCAGCGCAAACCAGCGCCGGACCAGCAAAGGCGTCGTCATGGGAGATCTCCTGGAGGTTCGCCGGACGCGATGCCTGCGCGTCCGCGTGAGGATTCCGTTGGCCGGGGATTCAGAGGCAGCAGACCATGCGCTTCGGCCGGCCTTGCCCGGGCGACCAAGGCGCGGCGCCACCGTGGAAACACCCCGCGCAAGCCGCGCCAGCCCAGCGTCGCGTCAGGATCGCGGCCATAGATGGCTCGCAGCGCGTCGGTCCCGGTCTGCCGCAGCGCAGATTCCAGGCCAGCCGTCGCCTGTGCAACCGTGGCTGCCCCAGCAGCGCGCCGCAGCCAGACGTAAAGCGCGTCCAGGCGCGGCCGCGGTTGCGCCAACAGGCGGCGCAGCGTCATCGCGGCATAGGGTTCGGACGCGCGCCACTGTGCGCGCCGCGCCCGCAAGCCGGCGCGCAGCCGGGCAATTGCCCGCCGCAGCCAGGGCGCGCCCAGCCACCAGGCCAGCGCCGCGAGCGCCGCCCCGGCGGCCAGCGCCAGCCACCCTCCCGGGATACGCACCTGCACCTGCCGGCCCATGTCCCGCAGGTCCTGTTCGACCGAGAATGGCGTCTGGTAGGCGGCGCCGGCCTTCGCCTCGAAGCGTTGCGCCGGCAGCGCCACGCGCTCTTCCTTATTGGCCGCGATGTTCCACCAACGGATTTCCACCGCGGGCAGCTCGAAGGCGCCACCACGTTCGATCACATAATCCAGACGATCCACCCGTCGTCCGCCCAGGAAGCCGCCGCGGTTGTCGGAAAGCTGTGTCAACTCGGGCTCCGACGGGTACAGCTTGAGGCCCGGTACGGCCGCCATGGCCGGCGGCGGAATCAGCATGGCCTGCGCGCCCTGCGCCTCTATGGTGATGACGCGGCTGACGTGGTCGCCCACGGCGGGAGGCTCGGCCGAATAGCGGATCTGCTGGGTGGCCTGGACCGCGCTTGCCGCCAGGGCGCGCCCGGCGATGCCGCCCGGCGGCCCCGCGGCGCGTACCTCCAGCGGGCGCGTCTGCGCGGCCAGCGGCGCGGACGCCTGCCCCACCTGCGCGCTGACGTGGATGGCCGGCACCTGCAGGATACCCGCCGTTTGCGGACTGATCAGATACGAAAAGCGCAGTCCGCTGTACGCGACGCCGCCAATCGAGGTCCGGATGATGCTGGCCTGTCCCGACGGCCCCGAGACCAGCGCGCCCGGCATATCCAGGGCGGGAAGCTGCGGCGGCTGGGTGAACCAGGTCGAAGTCAGCACGTCGACCTGCAGGATGGACGTGGCGCCCGCCGTCAGGTCGCCGGACACCGCCATGCGGGCTTCGGCGCGCAATTGCGGCCCCTCATCGGTGGACTGGGCACGCGCCATGTTGGCGTACAGTCCCAGCTGCAACAACAGCAGCAGGCCCAGATGGCGCAACAGCGCGGCATGGCAGCGGATCATGGCAGCTTCCCCTGCGAGGGCGCGGCCTTGCGCGCGTCTTCGATGGCGAACTTCTGCTTCAGGAAGCCGGCAGGCGACAGGCTCAGGCTGCGCAGCCAGACCTCGTCGGACGCGGCTTCGGGCACCGTGGTCCGCATCATCTTGCCCGCGCTCTTGTTGCTGTCCACGCGGGTTTCGTCGGGCTTCTCCGAGTCGTCGTCCTGTTGCTCGCTTTCGGCGGCGGCGATCAGCCTGGCGACCAGCTCGCGATTGTCGCGCGCCGCGCTGAAGTCCGGCCGCAGGCGCAGGGCCTGGTCATACGCGGCGAGCGCCGCGTCGTAGCTGCGCAGCCGGACCTGTGTATTACCCAGATAGAAGTAGCCCTCGGGCGTATCCAGTTTCGCGAACGCCGCCAACGCTGCCTGGTACTCGCCCGCGTCGTAGGCGGCGCGGCCCTTCCAGTAAGGATCTGCGTACAAGGCCGCGGCTTCGGCATAGCGTTTGTGCTCATAGGCCCAGCGGCCTTGCTGATCGGGCGTGAAGAAGGCGTCGGCCAGCGGGCCGGCGTCCACCCGAGGCGTGTACAGCGCGGCCATGACGGTCAGCAGCAGGCAGGCCGTCCAGTTGATGTTCCAGCCGCGCCGCAGCGACAGCAGCGCCAATAGCGCCAGCGGCCAGCACAGCCAATAGCCCGCGTCCTTCCAATGCAGCAGCTTGTCCGCGTCCTGGACCTCCTGGTAGTGGCGCTCGGCGTGCAGCGTCACCCAGTCCAGGTCGTCATCGTTCAAGGTCAGGCTGCCCAGCGGTGCGCGGGCGGCCTGCGCCAGCTGTTTCAGGGCGTCCTCGTCGAAATGCCCCAGCACCGGCCTGCCCTGTGCATCGATGCGAGGCTGGCCGCGGGCGTCGCGCACCACGCCGCCGTCGCGGGTGCCCACCGCCCACACCAGTATCTGGAAGGAACTGGCTCGGGCCAGGCGCTCGATCTCGGCCAACTGTCCGGTGTCTGCGCCGTCCGTCACCAGCAGCAAGGTGCCGCCCGCCTCGCCGGACTGCAGCAGACTCGCCGCCAGGGCGATGGCGCCGGCAGCGTCCTTGCCCGGCGCGGCTATGAGTCCGGTGGACAGGGCCTGCACGAACATGTCGGGTAGCGCGGGATCGTCGGTGGGCGGCAGCACCAGGTGCGCGGAGCCCGCGTAGGCGATCAGGCCCGTCTTGGCGCCGGCGCGCCGTTTCAGCAGATCGCGCAGCTTGCGTTTGGCGGCCTCCAGCCGGCTGGGCGGCAGATCGGCCGCGTCCATCGATGGCGACAGGTCCACCGCCGCGATCAGGGGCGCGAGATTGTCCAGGAAGGCCGGGCGGTCCTGCTGCCACGTCGGCCCCGCCGCGGCGATGCCCCCCAGCGCCAGCAAGGCGGCCAGCATCTGCGCGGGACGCGGCCCGCGGCTGCCTTGCGTGCGCAGGGTCAGGTACGGCAGCAGCGCTGGCGCGATATTGCTGCGCCATCCGAGCTGGCCGTCCTCGTCCCGCCGCCGCCATAGCAGCAAGGACGCGGCCGGAATCGCCAGCAGCCACCAGGGGCGCAGGAAATGGAAGGCGCTCAGGTCGACTTCCATCGGCCCTCCTCCACGCTTGCATCGCCTTGCGGCTTGGCGCCGTGGCGCCAGCCGCGCAGCGCGGCCGCGAGATGCCAACCCGCCAGCAGCAACAGCGCCAGGCCCAGCGGCACCCAGAAGAAATCCTGCTTGGGCTGATGGCGCAGCTCGCGGACCTCGTGCGGCGTGATGCGGTCCAGCTCGGCGTAGACCTGCCGCAGCGAGGCCTGGTCCTGCGCCGGAAAGAAACGGCCCCCGGTCTTGGCGGCGATCGCACGCAAGGCATCGAAATCGACCTTTTCCTCGCCTTCCGCCTGCGGATCGCCGATGCCGACGGTGTGCACCACGATATGGCGCGCGGCCGCCATGGACGCCGCGCGGTCGGGCGGCACGGCGCTGCCGGTGTCGTTGCCATCCGTCAGCAGGATCAGCACCTGGTCATGTTCGCCGGCGTGCTCGAATTGCTTGATCGCCACGCCGATGGCATCGCCGATGGCGGTGTTGGGTCCGGCCATGCGCGTGCTGACCTGCCCCAGCAGCAGCTTGAGCGTGGCATGGTCCTGGGTCAGGGGCGCCTGCGGATAGGCGGCCGTGCCGAACACGATCAGGCCGAGCCGGTCGTCCTGGCGGCGGTCGATGAAATCGGCCACCACCGCTTTCACGCCGCTCAAGCGGTCCTCGCGGCGGCCGTCCGGCGCCACGAAATCCTCGGTCTCCATGGATTGCGAGATGTCGATGGCCAGCAGCAGGTCGCGCACCGGCTGGCGATGTTCCAGCGGCGGTTCGACCCGCTCGGGCCGTGCCAGGGCAAGGATCAGCAGCAGCCAAACCAGCGCGTTCAAGGCCAGTTGCCAGCGGTCGCCGCGCACGCCGGGGCGCTGCGGCGTCTGGCCGGTGCTGCGCGCCACCGATTCGAAGAACGGAATGCGCACGGCGCTGCGGCGCTGCACATATGGCGGCAGATACCGGTACGCCAGCCAGCCCAGCGGCAGCAGCGCCAACAGCCAGGGATACTCAAGCCGCCACATGGTGACGCTCCATCCATTGCCGGCTGGCGGTGAACAAGTTCCGCACGAGCGCGGGGTCGATGGCCCGCAAGGTGTGCGGCGGCGCATAGGCCAACGCTCTTAGCAAGACGCCGGCGTCGGGAGGAAACACGGCCATGCCGTCGTCCATGAAGGCCACCCACTCCGCGCCCTGCAAGGCGCCCACCCTGGCCCTGTCGGTTTCTGCCACTGACGACAATCCGACGCGCTTGAGCAGTTCCGGCAGCGCACGCGCGGCCAGCGGGTCCGACTGCGTTTCCCGCCGCAGGGCCTCCAGCATGCGCAGGCCCTCGCGGCGGTAGCGATTGCGCCTGCGGCGGCGCGCAATCCGCCATGCAGCCCATCCGGCCAGCGCCAGCACCGCGGCCAGCAGGACCAGCCAGCCCCAGGTCTGCGGCCAATAGCTGACCGGCGCGGGCAGCGGAAGCTGCCGCAGCTGTTCGATGGACGGTGCGGCGTCAGCGCTCATGCCCTGCCCCTGGCTTGCGCACGGTTCGCCTGCCGACCCAGTTCGCGGCGCAACTGCGCCACGGTGTCGTCCGCCGTGTCGATGGACAGCAGCGGCACGCGGCTGCGTCGCAGCAACTCGGCCACGTCATGCAGTCGTCCCGAAAAGAAGTCCGACAGCGGCTCGCGCACCTGCTTGCGATCCGCCGCCACCTCGACCTGCAGCTCGCCTTGCGTCACCACCAACCGGCCGCGCAAAGGCAGACGCAGCGCCAGCGGGTCATACACCAGCGTGGCCACCACGTCGTTGTGCGCGGCCAAGCTGCGCAACAACCGCAAGCTCATATCGTCGGCGCCAGCGAAGTCGCTGACCACGCACACCAGGCAATCGTGCGGCGCATGCGCCAGCGCGCCTTGCAGAGCTTCATTCAGCCGGCCAGACGCGTCCACATCAGGCCGATCGGCGCCCATCGACTGGCTGCGCCGCGCGATGGCGGCGAACAGCGCCTGGATGCGTTCTCGGCTGCGCAGCGGGCGCACGCTGTCGATGCCCGCGTCGCTGAACACCAAGCCACCCACGCGGTCGCCCGCCTGATAGGCCATCCAGGCAGACAGCGCCGCGACGCGCGCGGCCACCACCGACTTGAAGCTGCGCACCGAACCGAAATACATGCCCATGCGCTGGTCCACCACCAGCAGCACCGGACGGTCGCGCTCCTCGCTGTAGGTGCGCACATAGGGCTTGCCCAGGCGCTGCGAGGCGCGCCAATCCAGCTGGCGCAGGTCGTCTCCCGGTAGGTAGCGCCGCAACTCTTCGAAGTCCAGCCCGCGCCCGCGCAGGCGCGAACCATGTTGGCCGGCCAGTATGCTGCGCACGGGCTGGCGGCTGAAGAACCCCAGGCCGCGCGCGGCGGGTTCCAGCGCCATCAGGTCCGTGATGCGGACCTGGACTTCGGGGGAAGGAGCGGCTGAGGGCATGGCGGATTCAGGCCGGCACCGCGACGGTGTCCAGCAGTTTGTCTATCACCTGGTCCGCCGACACGCCGTCGGCCACCGCGTCATAGGACAGATGCAGACGATGCCGCAGCACCGGCCTGGCCACGCTGCGCACGTCATCGGGCGAGGCGTAATCCTGTCCCGACAGCCAGGCGTGGGCGCGCGCCACCTTGTCCAGCGCGATCGCGCCGCGCGGGCTGGCGCCGACCTGGATCCAGCGCGCGAGATCGGCGTCCTGCCCGGCCGGATGGCGCGTGGCATTGACCAGGTCCACCAGGTACTGGTCCAGCGCCTCGGACACATGTACCCGATCGATATCGGCGCGGCAGGCGAACAAGGCCTCCTGCGTCAGCGGCGCGGAATCGGCGCCCGCGTCCTGGCGCGACTCGCCTCGCAACATGGCCAGCATCTGCCTTTCGCTGTCGGGGTCGGGATAGTCCAGCACGACCTTCATGATGAAGCGGTCCATCTGCGCCTCGGGCAAGGGATAGGTGCCCTCCTGTTCTATCGGATTCTGGGTGGCCAGCACCATGAAGAGGCGCGGCATGCGGTGGGTGGTGCCCGCCACGGTGATCTGCCGCTCTTCCATGGCCTCCAGCAGCGCGGCCTGCACCTTGGCCGGCGCGCGGTTGATCTCGTCGGCCAGGATCAGGTTGCCGAACAGCGGCCCCTGCTGGAACTGGATGCGGCTATTGCCTTGCACATCCTGCTGCAGCACCTCGGCGCCGGTAATGTCCGAAGGCAGCAGATCGGGCGTGAACTGGATGCGGCTCATGGCAGCGGCCAGATGTTGAGCCAGGGTCTTGACGGTGCGCGTCTTGGCCAGCCCGGGCAGGCTTTCCAGCAGCAGATGGCCGTCGGCCAACAGGCCCAGCAATACTTCACGTATGACGGCGCCCTGGCCCAGCACTGAGCGCGCGATGGCGCGCTCCAGTTCCAGGATGCTGTCGCGGTTGCTCGTGGTCATTCCCCCTCCTGAGTGACGGATGGCATTTCGCGCTAGCGGCTGGCGACGCCGTTCCTGGCGGTCTGGGCCAGCTTCCATTGTTCAGGCGTCATGACGGTGCGGAATCCCAGGT encodes:
- a CDS encoding HAD family hydrolase; translation: MTTPLLVRRWFALLILLLLASVARAQTPLPSWNEGPSRQAILSFVQAVTAEGTPDYVAPADRIAVFDNDGTLWSEQPMYFQLIFALDQLKVMAPQHPEWTTEQPYKAAIEGDRQALAAAGTEGLLKIVGATHTNMTTQAFSAEVRQWIKTARHPRFKQPYTSMIYAPMLELLDYLRGNGFKTYIVSGGEVEFMRAWAQDVYGIPPEQVIGTTFVTEFQMRDGKPVLMRTPKLDFNDDGPGKPVAINKFIGRQPIFAFGNSDGDLQMLQWTAAGSGKRFAGLVHHTDAKREWAYDRESRIGRLDKALDEAEQQGWVIVNMAKEWRRVYAFETQ
- a CDS encoding BatD family protein, which encodes MIRCHAALLRHLGLLLLLQLGLYANMARAQSTDEGPQLRAEARMAVSGDLTAGATSILQVDVLTSTWFTQPPQLPALDMPGALVSGPSGQASIIRTSIGGVAYSGLRFSYLISPQTAGILQVPAIHVSAQVGQASAPLAAQTRPLEVRAAGPPGGIAGRALAASAVQATQQIRYSAEPPAVGDHVSRVITIEAQGAQAMLIPPPAMAAVPGLKLYPSEPELTQLSDNRGGFLGGRRVDRLDYVIERGGAFELPAVEIRWWNIAANKEERVALPAQRFEAKAGAAYQTPFSVEQDLRDMGRQVQVRIPGGWLALAAGAALAALAWWLGAPWLRRAIARLRAGLRARRAQWRASEPYAAMTLRRLLAQPRPRLDALYVWLRRAAGAATVAQATAGLESALRQTGTDALRAIYGRDPDATLGWRGLRGVFPRWRRALVARARPAEAHGLLPLNPRPTESSRGRAGIASGEPPGDLP
- a CDS encoding VWA domain-containing protein, which encodes MEVDLSAFHFLRPWWLLAIPAASLLLWRRRDEDGQLGWRSNIAPALLPYLTLRTQGSRGPRPAQMLAALLALGGIAAAGPTWQQDRPAFLDNLAPLIAAVDLSPSMDAADLPPSRLEAAKRKLRDLLKRRAGAKTGLIAYAGSAHLVLPPTDDPALPDMFVQALSTGLIAAPGKDAAGAIALAASLLQSGEAGGTLLLVTDGADTGQLAEIERLARASSFQILVWAVGTRDGGVVRDARGQPRIDAQGRPVLGHFDEDALKQLAQAARAPLGSLTLNDDDLDWVTLHAERHYQEVQDADKLLHWKDAGYWLCWPLALLALLSLRRGWNINWTACLLLTVMAALYTPRVDAGPLADAFFTPDQQGRWAYEHKRYAEAAALYADPYWKGRAAYDAGEYQAALAAFAKLDTPEGYFYLGNTQVRLRSYDAALAAYDQALRLRPDFSAARDNRELVARLIAAAESEQQDDDSEKPDETRVDSNKSAGKMMRTTVPEAASDEVWLRSLSLSPAGFLKQKFAIEDARKAAPSQGKLP
- a CDS encoding vWA domain-containing protein, which gives rise to MWRLEYPWLLALLPLGWLAYRYLPPYVQRRSAVRIPFFESVARSTGQTPQRPGVRGDRWQLALNALVWLLLILALARPERVEPPLEHRQPVRDLLLAIDISQSMETEDFVAPDGRREDRLSGVKAVVADFIDRRQDDRLGLIVFGTAAYPQAPLTQDHATLKLLLGQVSTRMAGPNTAIGDAIGVAIKQFEHAGEHDQVLILLTDGNDTGSAVPPDRAASMAAARHIVVHTVGIGDPQAEGEEKVDFDALRAIAAKTGGRFFPAQDQASLRQVYAELDRITPHEVRELRHQPKQDFFWVPLGLALLLLAGWHLAAALRGWRHGAKPQGDASVEEGRWKST
- a CDS encoding DUF4381 domain-containing protein, which encodes MSADAAPSIEQLRQLPLPAPVSYWPQTWGWLVLLAAVLALAGWAAWRIARRRRRNRYRREGLRMLEALRRETQSDPLAARALPELLKRVGLSSVAETDRARVGALQGAEWVAFMDDGMAVFPPDAGVLLRALAYAPPHTLRAIDPALVRNLFTASRQWMERHHVAA